Proteins from one Aspergillus nidulans FGSC A4 chromosome VIII genomic window:
- a CDS encoding Kha1p (transcript_id=CADANIAT00001328), with product MADSSTENRAPPQGGILEGGDPSQYDSKNPIVIFIIQAFIIIVLCRMLHWPLSKIRQPRVIAEVIAGIILGPSVMGRVPNFTDSIFPPESIPSLNLFANVGLVLFLFLVGLETNLRFLVSNWRVASSVSAAGMILPFGLGAGVSYGLYHEFHDEEGLKPIDFGTYLLFIGIAMAITAFPVLCRILTELKLLGTNVGVIVLSAGVGNDVVGWILLALCVALVNAGSGLTALWVFLVCVGYVTFLVVIFRPLFLRFLNYTGSLQKGPSQSVVTITILIALASSFFTQVIGVHAIFGGFLIGLLCPHEGGFAIKLTEKIEDLVTALFLPLYFTLSGLQTDLGLLDTGIVWGYVVAVISIAFLAKVAGGALASRACGLLWRESFAIGTLMSCKGLVELIVLNIGLQAEILSHRTFTIFVVMALVTTFATTPLTTYIYPKWYQDKVDRWRRGEIDWDGTPIQPSDNNSIAAATKEQLQSRQVRRLLAYLRLDGLSSICTLAALLSPNRPPTPKVHPEKAQSTKAPEAAAEESGADIQPDSSLQVHGIRLMELTDRDSSVMKVSEVDEHSLWDPVINTFRAFGQWHDISIMAGVSVVPEHSYADTVLGMAREGTTDLLLIPWSETGALSEHQGGLDVDERNRFANGPYTAFVSSILNESSCNVGVLVERSMYTRNAKARPDLQRTLSARSVGSAMWVSPAATRSHHIVLPFFGGYDDRYALQFVLQLAQNDQVTATIIHIELPVPTNQTSKVIAQPKQHESRSDTQFDSFNPESDLVFFATLRDSLPDALSSRVVFKSVNPKDKAAAVQIAIDAVKDEMAQSASKPGNVTVVGRRNNYVDQTLDIDPASSDEVSPEARWVLGAVAEAMVRTENRTVGNVLVLHAASRHN from the exons ATGGCCGACAGCTCGACTGAGAATCGTGCTCCGCCTCAAGGTGGTATCCTTGAGGGCGGCGACCCGTCCCAGTATGACAGCAAAAACCCAATCGTCATCTTTATAATCCAG GCCTTCATAATCATAGTTCTCTGTCGCATGCTCCATTGGCCGCTGTCCAAGATTCGCCAACCTCGCGTTATCGCAGAAGTCATAGCCGGTATTATACTTGGTCCTTCAGTAATGGGCCGTGTTCCCAATTTCACAGATTCCATTTTCCCGCCAGAATCAATTCCAAGTCTAAACCTGTTCGCAAATGTTGGGTTGGTCTTGTTTCTCTTTCTCGTTGGTCTCGAGACCAACCTGCGCTTCCTTGTCAGTAACTGGCGGGTGGCTAGCAGTGTTTCAGCTGCGGGAATGATCCTGCCTTTTGGACTGGGAGCTGGTGTCTCTTATGGTTTGTATCACGAGTttcatgacgaagaaggtCTAAAGCCAATTGATTTTGGCACTTATTTACTCTTCATTGGTATTGCCATGGCCATTACC GCATTTCCGGTCTTGTGTCGTATCCTTACCGAGTTGAAACTGCTCGGGACAAATGTTGGTGTCATCGTGCTGTCCGCCGGCGTTGGCAATGATGTCGTTGGCTGGATTTTGCTCGCACTCTGCGTCGCCCTTGTCAATGCAGGAAGTGGTCTCACAGCGCTGTGGGTGTTTCTCGTCTGCGTTGGCTACGTCACATTTCTGGTCGTGATTTTCCGCCCATTGTTCCTACGCTTCCTCAACTATACTGGAAGCTTGCAGAAAGGTCCCAGCCAGTCAGTGGTCACGATTACCATTCTAATCGCCTTGGCGTCGTCCTTCTTCACCCAGGTAATAGGAGTACATGCCATTTTTGGTGGTTTCCTTATCGGCTTGCTCTGCCCTCACGAAGGAGGCTTCGCTATTAAGTTGACGGAGAAGATCGAAGACCTGGTAACGGCGCTTTTCCTGCCATTGTACTTTACGCTTTCCGGCCTGCAAACAGACTTGGGGCTGCTGGACACGGGAATCGTATGGGGCTATGTTGTTGCCGTTATTTCAATCGCGTTCCTTGCTAAGGTTGCCGGAGGGGCGCTTGCGTCAAGAGCTTGCGGCCTTCTCTGGCGGGAGAGCTTCGCGATTGGGACGTTGATGAGTTGCAAAGGCTTAGTAGAACTTATTGTCCTG AATATTGGGCTACAAGCAGAAATCTTGAGTCATCGAACCTTCACCATATTTGTGGTTATGGCACTCGTGACGACATTTGCGACTACTCCATTGACCACATATATATACCCCAAATGGTACCAGGACAAAGTCGATCGGTGGCGCCGCGGCGAAATCGACTGGGATGGAACCCCAATCCAACCAAGCGATAATAACagcattgccgccgccaccaaaGAGCAACTTCAGTCTCGCCAAGTTCGGAGGCTTTTGGCCTATCTGCGTCTCGACGGACTTTCTAGTATTTGCACACTTGCAGCACTCCTCAGTCCAAACCGACCTCCAACTCCAAAGGTCCATCCTGAGAAAGCCCAGAGTACAAAAGCGCCGGAAGCTGCAGCTGAGGAGTCTGGAGCTGACATTCAGCCTGATTCATCACTCCAAGTGCATGGAATACGTTTAATGGAGCTAACAGATCGAGACTCTAGTGTGATGAAAGTGTCCGAGGTCGACGAACATTCCTTGTGGGATCCGGTTATTAATACCTTCCGCGCATTCGGCCAATGGCACGACATCTCAATTATGGCTGGTGTGTCGGTGGTGCCCGAGCACTCATACGCAGATACTGTGCTTGGAATGGCGCGCGAGGGCACCActgatctccttctcatccccTGGAGCGAGACCGGTGCTTTAAGTGAGCACCAAGGCGGGTTAGACGTGGATGAGAGAAATCGGTTTGCCAACGGGCCCTATACTGCTTTCGTGTCTAGCATACTAAACGAAAGTTCCTGCAACGTTGGCGTTCTCGTCGAGCGCAGCATGTACACTCGCAATGCCAAAGCCCGCCCCGATTTGCAAAGAACCCTAAGCGCTAGAAGCGTTGGAAGTGCAATGTGGGTTAGCCCTGCAGCTACCCGCTCTCATCACATTGTCCTGCCTTTTTTCGGAGGGTACGACGACCGATATGCGCTTCAGTTTGTCCTTCAGCTAGCGCAAAATGACCAGGTAACAGCTACAATCATCCATATAGAACTCCCTGTCCCGACCAATCAGACAAGCAAAGTTATTGCCCAGCCTAAACAGCACGAATCTCGCTCGGATACTCAATTCGATAGCTTCAACCCAGAGtcagaccttgtcttctttgcaACCCTCCGCGATTCCCTACCAGATGCATTATCCTCACGTGTGGTTTTCAAGAGTGTCAACCCGAAGGACAAGGCTGCCGCTGTCCAGattgcaatcgacgccgttAAAGACGAAATGGCCCAGTCGGCCTCGAAACCGGGGAACGTCACCGTAGTCGGACGACGCAACAACTACGTGGATCAG
- a CDS encoding nitrogen permease regulator 3 family protein (transcript_id=CADANIAT00001329), protein MSSIARPPDPCLVAVVLIARSRAGPRFVFHYPPRPLADNALRPPKARRTSRSRSRQNSKGNDSTSSDDSHSSSDEDEEEAPSQNLNNSNNSNNNSYIAGSRRSSNFGLDDSNTLSENQRPGSISSSRAYLRKRGANSDAETDSGVGSDRQEDGSRESDGPNRVPWESILGLPVDVWEKLLSPSRSWHKRRFELGINDLAFVGWPVFVREDGNWRKQRRKKKKKQRAEWESGELGHNDATEDSQDDGNDAVAASTETLSPFSALHPISQRPSVPNSRSSQMSSEPLDADDKDMMTMFNVVFVLDPPLLEYSMRVREIYDNVIKKFSKALKWEQSRTNYVWRECQHILNIKEKAKEKRSSLNSLYADIISQSSLARAIRTLYTSISASKIASVTLSPDVSISLQIPPLTSTPYLPGPTDQAYPGLWLTTADSISPADDPMTDDNSAPHQVLAKHFALLLLDNEATIIKDVEAAGGALAPPLVHYIRCSSPTKSFVQISQISGMPLPTIQFLASHLVYWRRARAIPPLHQRDTYIVSPNCDLSKLEVASAAYKVAFPTLPSLPKMLSALSGTPRPYGNFIPSKDHKATYFLILAWLLRGGWVTQLRSFARVKVSPEIKMAVELAIRREEVDKYLSKGKPPVATSDKEDSVNDERTEGSDFDDASSSSSSSLASHGSGDATPMPNRFRADTGVDLTHSLLDQTASLKTSSLILLPHKVSPLESRWLDEIVARFPDNAPDFVGNTTEVDSATPIPAKSLKEVWPTYLKYFNGYDALEKIPVREGLKRKLVSQVLTRLGLVTGQSSTELDPREQVLVSFRHW, encoded by the exons ATGTCTTCCATTGCACGACCTCCAGATCCTTGCTTGGTCGCCGTCGTCCTAATCGCTCGTTCGCGCGCTGGTCCTCGCTTCGTGTTCCATTACCCTCCCAGACCGCTCGCCGATAACGCCCTGCGACCCCCCAAAGCAAGACGTACCTCACGATCAAGGAGTAGGCAGAACTCGAAAGGCAACGACTCCACTTCCAGTGACGACAGTCATTCAAgttctgatgaggatgaggaggaagctcctAGTCAGAACCTGAACAatagcaacaacagcaacaacaacagctATATTGcagggagcaggagatcgagCAACTTTGGACTTGACGACTCAAATACCCTGAGTGAGAACCAACGGCCCGGGTCGATCAGCTCATCTAGAGCTTATTTGAGAAAACGCGGTGCAAATTCGGATGCCGAGACTGATTCTGGCGTCGGGTCTGATCGACAAGAAGACGGATCAAGGGAGTCGGACGGTCCTAACCGAGTGCCGTGGGAGTCAATATTAGGTCTCCCGGTTGATGTATGGGAGAAGCTACTGAGCCCGTCGCGCTCGTGGCACAAAAGACGCTTTGAGCTCGGGATTAATGACCTTGCGTTCGTCGGATGGCCGGTCTTTGTTCGCGAAGATGGAAATTGGAGAAAACAACGacgaaagaaaaagaagaaacagcGCGCAGAATGGGAAAGCGGGGAGCTTGGCCATAACGATGCGACAGAAGATTCTCAGGACGATGGTAACGATGCTGTTGCAGCATCGACCGAGACCCTGAGTCCGTTCTCGGCGCTTCATCCCATATCCCAACGGCCGTCCGTACCTAACAGTCGATCTTCGCAAATGTCAAGCGAGCCATTAGATGCTGACGACAAGGATATGATGACTATGTTCAATGTCGTCTTTGTTCTGGATCCGCCCTTGCTAGAATATTCAATGCGTGTACGAGAGATATATGACAACGTCATCAAGAAATTCTCCAAAGCTTTGAAGTGGGAACAGTCTCGGACAAACTACGTATGGAGGGAATGCCAGCACATCTTGAACATTAAGGAGAaggcaaaagaaaaaa GGTCATCTCTGAACAGTCTTTACGCCGACATAATCAGCCAGTCATCCCTTGCCAGAGCGATCCGTACTCTGTATACCAGTATATCAGCTTCGAAGATTGCATCTGTCACTTTGAGCCCTGACGTGTCCATATCTCTTCAGATACCGCCATTGACCTCGACGCCGTACCTCCCAGGACCGACCGACCAAGCATACCCGGGACTCTGGCTCACTACGGCAGACAGCATAAGTCCCGCGGATGATCCAATGACCGACGACAATAGCGCGCCTCATCAAGTTTTGGCCAAGCACTTTGCACTACTGTTGCTCGACAATGAGGCGACCATAATAAAGGACGTGGAAGCGGCTGGGGGAGCGTTAGCCCCACCACTGGTTCATTACATTCGCTGCTCCAGTCCAACAAAGTCCTTTGTTCAAATCTCACAGATTTCTGGTATGCCTTTGCCTACGATCCAATTCCTAGCAAGCCATCTGGTTTACTGGCGAAGAGCTCGCGCAATTCCTCCCCTCCACCAGCGGGATACCTATATCGTCTCACCGAATTGCGATCTTAGCAAACTAGAGGTTGCGTCGGCCGCCTATAAAGTGGCTTTCCCAACTCTCCCCAGCCTCCCGAAAATGTTATCAGCTTTGAGTGGGACACCAAGGCCTTACGGAAACTTCATTCCAAGTAAGGACCACAAAGCCACCTACTTTCTGATATTGGCATGGCTATTGCGAGGCGGTTGGGTTACGCAACTTCGGTCTTTTGCTCGAGTGAAAGTATCTCCTGAAATCAAAATGGCTGTTGAACTAGCCATCCGACGAGAGGAGGTAGACAAATACTTGAGCAAAGGTAAACCGCCAGTGGCTACATCGGACAAGGAGGATTCCGTGAATGATGAAAGAACTGAGGGCAGTGATTTCGACGATgcctcgtcgtcctcctcatcctcgcttGCAAGTCACGGGAGCGGGGATGCTACACCAATGCCGAATCGCTTCAGAGCGGACACTGGCGTCGATTTGACACATTCTCTGCTCGATCAAACTGCATCCTTGAAAACGTCTTCCCTCATACTGTTGCCTCACAAAGTGTCCCCGCTGGAATCTCGATGGCTAGACGAGATTGTGGCACGGTTCCCTGACAACGCCCCAGACTTTGTTGGAAATACAACTGAGGTTGATTCTGCCACCCCCATTCCTGCAAAGTCGCTGAAGGAGGTCTGGCCAACGTACCTGAAGTATTTTAATGGCTATGACGCTTTAGAGAAGATCCCTGTTCGAGAAGGACTGAAGCGGAAACTGGTCTCGCAGGTATTAACGCGCCTAGGGCTCGTTACTGGTCAATCATCCACTGAACTGGATCCTAGAGAGCAAGTTTTGGTTTCTTTTAGACATTGGTAG
- a CDS encoding uncharacterized protein (transcript_id=CADANIAT00001330), which yields MGDGMRRLSRAHRCRIGCFEPGLRVRMVGISSLKDIDGAVVLNSDKHLDPHWRRQEPRMA from the exons ATGGGTGACGGAATGAGGCGACTATCACGTGCTCATCGTTGCAGGATTGGTTGTTTCGAACCTGGACTCCGTGTACGAATGGTTGGCAT TTCCTCACTGAAAGACATTGATGGCGCAGTCGTCTTGAATAGTGACAAGCACCTGGATCCGCACTGGCGGCGCCAAGAACCCCGGATGGCATGA
- a CDS encoding uncharacterized protein (transcript_id=CADANIAT00001331) — translation MQVTKPEVAVSRRTGSTCEGKMRLRHTEEWARLSAGARSLKRKRRQQQREKRNTEYYTETEPA, via the exons ATGCAAGTTACTAAGCCGGAAGTTGCAGTATCGAGGCGTACGGGATC GACGTGCGAAGGGAAAATGCGGCTGCGGCACACTGAGGAATGGGCACGGC TCTCCGCTGGGGCCCGTAGTCTCAAGAGGAAACGCCGACAACAgcaaagggagaaaaggaatACCGAATACTACACAGAGACAGAGCCCGCTTAG
- a CDS encoding La domain family (transcript_id=CADANIAT00001332) — protein sequence MAATFSYAQAAKGIASTQPSKTPSESTTPIPRLDEQATELQTGVDAASSKTDAAADVDSKPVNNEKEVSESKAGTSATSEPNASTAQTATAPKMSENGTSETTWDKQSQTSGSDKENSAAKGTETKSSEKKKKEKPAPPKELKAAPLPAVNVWQQRKEAQEAKVKANPAANVVAKASKSTSETSSVSEDTQDQPKTSSKKKGGDLSKRGDGVKGQESAPVPPVADAASWPTPQGAQGEEKKKAQEKSEKTEKSPVIRPHGKEKWTPVPYVPTAVFNTPLPSAARRGGRSARGGRDATRNGSHGAGAAEKTSPGQSAQGSTAKQSASGDRGRNEPNSARANSLPAPSRRSNSADNGNTDVRKTQMPDRTRGGKGLDNANAASGKQVNGEPFSRHAKPFPKNHEGFQKGGDYTKNPNLSVDTHNGPRSGPNGERRFENGPKSADFSNLHSDRKEFTPRAERGRGSHRGRGGGHAGYNGAQASHFPNNHMGPQGYMHPKSFGYSDRRGPQQPSLANGSRGHAMTMRSPSLPNSSTMYNMYSSFPADINSMYGYQPVQPGPMSAMPFQPYMESFSVIGMITLQLDYYFSVDNLCKDIYLRKHMDSQGFVALNVIANFKRVKQLSEDFELLRHASRQLKAAEYHAGEDGIDRLRPRERWEQWVLPIEQRDPSAQNAGPILSAGQTDTTVSQSQLDGATNGFVPKSSLPNGTIPSKTALSSAAPEFSPSNGLDAGNEVSN from the exons ATGGCTGCCACATTCTCTTACGCTCAAGCCGCGAAAGGCATCGCTTCAACGCAGCCGTCCAAAACGCCGTCCGAGTCTACCACACCCATCCCCAGGTTGGACGAGCAGGCCACGGAACTCCAAACCGGCGTTGATGCTGCATCCTCGAAGACAGACGCCGCCGCTGATGTCGACAGCAAACCCGTCAacaatgagaaagaagtgaGTGAGTCCAAGGCTGGGACTTCCGCGACTTCTGAACCTAATGCCTCTACTGCGCAAACCGCCACGGCGCCGAAAATGAGCGAGAATGGCACTTCGGAGACTACCTGGGATAAACAATCTCAAACTTCAGGGTCTGACAAGGAGAATAGCGCCGCCAAAGGCACTGAGACAAAGTcctcggagaagaagaaaaaagaaaagcccGCCCCTCCTAAGGAGCTCAAAGCTGCTCCCCTCCCGGCAGTCAATGTCTGGCAACAAAGGAAGGAGGCTCAAGAGGCTAAAGTCAAGGCCAACCCGGCTGCTAACGTTGTTGCCAAAGCTTCCAAGTCAACGTCCGAGACTTCTTCTGTATCTGAGGATACTCAAGACCAGCCTAAGaccagctccaagaagaaaggcgGCGATTTATCGAAGAGGGGTGACGGTGTCAAGGGTCAGGAAAGCGCCCCTGTTCCTCCTGTTGCGGATGCTGCTTCATGGCCTACTCCCCAGGGCGCTCAAggtgaagagaagaagaaggcacaAGAAAAGTCTGAAAAGACTGAGAAGAGCCCAGTGATTCGTCCCCACGGCAAGGAGAAATGGACACCAGTTCCCTACGTCCCGACTGCGGTCTTTAACACCCCTCTACCCTCTGCCGCGCGCCGGGGTGGGAGAAGCGCACGCGGCGGTAGAGACGCCACTCGCAACGGGTCTCacggcgctggagctgctgagaaAACATCCCCTGGTCAATCAGCCCAAGGTTCTACGGCCAAGCAATCCGCATCTGGAGACCGAGGCAGGAATGAGCCTAACTCTGCACGTGCGAACTCACTACCCGCTCCGTCACGACGCTCAAATAGCGCCGACAATGGCAACACAGACGTCCGCAAAACACAAATGCCTGATCGAACTCGTGGAGGCAAGGGACTGGATAACGCGAATGCTGCCAGCGGTAAGCAGGTCAATGGCGAGCCTTTCTCTAGGCATGCCAAACCCTTCCCCAAGAACCATGAAGGATTCCAGAAGGGAGGCGATTACACTAAGAACCCGAATCTCTCGGTAGATACTCACAACGGACCTCGCTCCGGACCCAATGGCGAGCGTCGTTTCGAGAACGGTCCCAAGTCTGCAGACTTTTCCAACCTGCATTCCGATCGCAAGGAGTTCACACCCCGTGCTGAGCGAGGCAGAGGTTCACACCGTGGGCGCGGAGGTGGCCATGCTGGATACAATGGTGCTCAGGCTTCCCATTTCCCCAACAACCACATGGGTCCGCAGGGCTACATGCATCCTAAGTCATTCGGTTACAGCGACCGCCGAGGGCCCCAGCAACCTAGTCTCGCTAATGGCTCGCGCGGTCATGCCATGACGATGCGGTCTCCTTCCTTGCCCAACTCTTCCACCATGTACAACATGTATTCATCCTTCCCTGCGGACATCAACTCCATGTATGGCTATCAACCAGTGCAGCCTGGTCCCATGTCGGCGATGCCTTTCCAACCGTACATGGAATCATTTTCTGTGATCGGCATGATCACTTTGCAGCTCGACTACTACTTCTCGGTTGACAATCTGTGCAAGGATATCTATCTCCGCAAGCATATGGACTCTCAGGGGTTCGTTGCGTTGAATGTCATCGCCAACTTCAAGCGAGTCAAGCAACTGTCTGAAGACTTTGAGTTACTTCGTCATGCCTCGCGGCAATTGAAGGCCGCTGAATATCACGCTGGTGAGGATGGCATAGACAGGCTACGACCAAGGGAGAGGTGGGAACAGTGGGTTCTCCCTATAGAGCAGCGCGACCCTTCAGCTCAGAATGCCGGTCCTATTCTCTCTGCTGGTCAAACCGATACTACTGTTTCGCAGAGTCAACTTGACGGTGCTACAAATGGCTTTGTCCCCAAGTCATCGTTGCCCAATGGCACAATCCCCTCGAAGACAGCATTGTCATCCGCTGCCCCAGAGTTTTCGCCGTCTAACGGTCTCGACGCTGGAAATGAAGTCTCGAAT TAA
- a CDS encoding protein stoB (transcript_id=CADANIAT00001333) produces the protein MCSTLLSLLPAMELASKQTARLLRPSTVRLHPGLPSAISTTQTALRRRNISTTPWRNAPESSLLSLASSSSSGSPPTYFSNRQTLPMNTVVRFVPQQTAWIVERMGKFHRILEPGLAILVPFLDRIAYVKSLKESAIEIPSQNAITADNVTLELDGVLYTRVFDAYKASYGVEDAEYAISQLAQTTMRSEIGQLTLDHVLKERAMLNTNITQAINEAAQAWGVTCLRYEIRDIHAPDGVVEAMHRQVTAERSKRAEILDSEGQRQSAINIAEGRKQSVILASEADRIERINRANGEAAAIRAKAEATAKAIETVAQAIEAGQANAHGAISLNIAEKYVEAFGKLAHEGTAVVVPGNMGDLGGMIANAMAVYGKVSGSQARTIAAKALGVQDPQTTEKTPEVKPNGKRDVAEGILEGFEQTRREEEKI, from the exons ATG TGCAGCACTTTACT GTCTTTGCTACCCGCCATGGAATTGGCCTCCAAACAAACCGCGAGGCTCCTTCGGCCGTCCACCGTTCGCCTTCATCCCGGTCTTCCCTCCgcaatatcaacaacacaaACAGCCCTCCGACGAAGAAATATCTCAACGACACCCTGGCGGAATGCACCAGAATCATCGCTCCTCAGCCTtgcctcatcctcatcctcggggTCACCACCTACGTATTTCTCCAACCGACAAACCCTGCCAATGAACACGGTGGTTCGATTCGTTCCCCAGCAGACAGCATGGATTGTTGAACGCATGGGCAAGTTTCATCGGATTCTGGAGCCGGGCCTGGCAATTCTAGTGCCATTTCTGGATCGCATTGCCTACGTGAAGAGCCTAAAGGAGTCCGCGATTGAGATCCCAAGCCAGAATGCGATTACCGCGGATAATGTTACATTGGAGCTTGATGGGGTGCTGTATACAAGGGTTTTTGATGCGTACAAGGCAAG CTACGGAGTGGAAGACGCCGAATATGCTATTTCTCAGCTTGCGCAGACAACCATGCGATCGGAGATCGGCCAGCTGACTCTAGACCATGTTTTGAAGGAGCGTGCAATGCTCAACACCAACATTACACAGGCTATCAATGAGGCTGCCCAAGCGTGGGGAGTCACTTGTCTGCGATATGAGATTCGAGACATTCACGCGCCTGACGGTGTCGTTGAGGCCATGCACCGCCAGGTGACGGCTGAGCGATCAAAAAGAGCTGAGATCCTGGACTCTGAGGGTCAACGGCAAAGTGCGATCAACATCGCCGAAGGTCGGAAGCAGTCCGTCATCCTGGCATCCGAGGCCGACAGAATCGAGCGTATCAACCGGGCTAATGGTGAGGCCGCTGCCATTCGAGCAAAGGCAGAGGCCACTGCAAAGGCGATCGAGACCGTGGCTCAGGCCATTGAGGCCGGACAAGCGAACGCGCATGGCGCTATAAGCCTGAACATCGCTGAGAAATACGTTGAGGCATTTGGGAAGCTTGCTCATGAGGGCACAGCTGTCGTCGTTCCAGGGAATATGGGGGACCTTGGTGGCATGATTGCAAATGCCATGGCAGTATACGGCAAAGTGAGCGGTAGCCAGGCGCGGACTATTGCGGCGAAAGCTCTTGGGGTGCAAGATCCACAGACCACTGAGAAGACGCCGGAAGTCAAGCCCAATGGCAAAAGAGATGTCGCTGAAGGGATTCTTGAAGGATTCGAGCAGACGcgccgcgaagaagaaaagatataA